The stretch of DNA CGCCGAGCACCAAGCAGGCCACCAACGCGGCCGCCGGCTTCCTCGCCGCCTGGAGCCGGGGCGACCTGACGGCCGCCGCCGTGCTGACCGACGACCCGATCAGCACCAGTGCGGCGCTCACCGTCTTCCGTCAGGGCGCGGCCCCCAAGCAGCTGACCCTCACCCCGACCGGCCCCGGGCCCGCGGGGGCGGCGGGCACCGTCACCATGGGCTTCCACGCGCGGCTCGCCTTCGACGGCACGGACCGTGCCCTGGAGTACGACAGCGCGCTCGGTCTGGTCCGCACGGCCGACGGGCGGACGGTGGTGCACTGGACCCCGAAGGTGATCCACCCCGACCTGGTGCCGAACGGGATGCTCACGGTACGGCCGACGCCCATCCCGGCCGGCCATCTGGTGGACCGCGACGGCGCCCCCTTGACCGGCTCCGCCGTGACGGCCCTGCTGGCCGACCTGAAGGACGGCCGCCCGGTCTCCGACGGCACCCCCGGGCGGGCAGTGGTGCTGATCCGGCCGGGCCTGCCCGACAAGCAGCTGCTGGTCCTCGGCGAGGGCAGCGCGGCGCAGCGCAAGGTCACCCTGGACGCGGACCTCCAGCAGACGGCCGAGGCCGCGCTGGCCGAGCAGACCAGCGGCGGCCGGGCCGGCTCGCTGGTCGCGATCGAGCCGAGCACCGGCCGGATCCTCGCCGCGGCCAGCACCCCGGCGGGCTTCAACCGCGCCTTCGGCGGCACCCTGATGCCGGGCTCCACGCTGAAGACCGTCACGGCGGCCGCCCTGCTCGAATCCGGCCTGGGCCCGGACAGCCCCGCCCCCTGCAAGGCCACCACCACCTCCCCGCGCACCTGGCGAAACGACGAGCCCGGCGACCACCTCGGCTACACGCTGGCCGACTCCTTCGCCCACTCCTGCAACACCGCCTTCATCGACCAGGGCCTGGCCCGCCTCGCCCCCGGCGACCTGGGCAAGGTCGCCGTCGAGCAGTTCGGCCTCGGCCTGGTCTGGCACACCGGTCTGTCGAGCTTCGACGCCAAGATCCCCGTCCCCGCCTCCCGGGACGACCAGGCCGCCGAGCTGATCGGCCACGGCGGGGTGCAGGTGAACACCCTGGCGATGGCCTCGGTGGCCGCCACCGTGCAGAACGGCACCTTCCGCCAGCCGTACCTGGTCGACGGCACCGAACGCGCCGCCGCCACCGGCCGGCTGCCCGCCGCCGTGGCCCGCGACCTGCGCGCCATGATGGCCAAGGCCGCCACCGACGGCACCGCCCGCGCTCCGATGGCCGGCCTCACCGGCCAGATCGGCGCCAAGACCGGCACCGCCGACGAGGACGGCCAGGCCGACCCGGACAGCTGGTTCATCGCCTACCGCGGCGACCTCGCCGTGGCCGTCGAGATCCACGCGGGCGGCCACGGCGCCGACGCCGCCGGCCAGGTCGCCGCCCGCGTGCTCAAGGCCGGCAACGAGGGCTGATCCCCCCACCGGGGGCGGGCACCGGCCGCCCGCCCCCGAGGTGCCCCGGCACCGGTCCGGGCGCATCGTGGACAGTGAGGAGCCCACTCGGCGGAAGGCCGGTCCGATGACCTCACCCGCCCACCCGGGCGGCTTCTGCGCGGTGAGCCCCGCGCTCCGCCCCGGCGTGCCGCCCGACCGACGCGACCAGGTCGTCCGGGTCCTGCCCGACGGCCGCAGCCCGGTGCTGGTGGAGATGGACCTGGCCCGCGACCCCTCCACCGAGCAGACCCGACAGGACTTCCTCGCCGTGCACCACGAGGCCTTCCGCACGGCCGCCGACCCGCCGCCCGAACCCCGTCCGCTGGCCGCCAGCTACGTGCTCTGCGTGCTGCGCCCGGAGGAGATCCAGCAGCTGCTCGCCCAGGACCGGGGGCCGGACGGGCACGGCCCGCACACGCTGTTCCGGATCTGGCCGGACTACACCCTGCACGCGCACATCGACCGCTCGGTCTCCACCGTCAAGGCCGACGCAGTCCGCCGCGCCTACGCGGCCACCGGCGAGGGCGTGGTCTGGGGCGTACTGGACAGCGGCATCGACGCCGCCCACCCGCACTTCGCCGACGGCACCCTCACCGGCCGGGTGGCCCGGCTGCACCGCGACTTCACCGCCCTCGTCCCGCCGCTGCCCGCCCCGGGCGAGGCCGTGCCGGACGCTCCGCTCACCGACCCGGCGGGCCACGGCAGCCATGTCGCGGGGATCATCGCCGGTGCGCTGCCGCCCGAGGCCCGGCCGCTGATCGGCAGCGTGGAGACGGTGGCCGACGGGCTGCCCAGCTGGGTGGCCCGGGAGCTGGGCCCAGGAAGGGAGTTGGCCGGGATGGCGCCCCGCGCGCAGCTGGTCAGCCTGAAGGTGCTGGCCGAGCGCGGCGGTGAACTGGTCACCTCCTCCAGCGCGGTGATCGAGGCGCTGTACTACATCCGCGAGACGCTCAACACCGGCGGCCGGCTGCTGCTGGTGCACGGGGTGAACCTGAGCTTCGGCTGCCCTTGGGACCCGCGGGACTACGCCTGCGGGTTGAGCCCGCTCTGCCGCGAGGTGAACCTGCTGGCGGCCAGCGGCGTGGTGGTCGTGGTGAGCGCGGGCAACGGCGGCTTCGGCGGCGAATCGCTGCCGGGCGAGGGGAGTTCGGACGCCCGCGCGGTGCTGGCCACCATCACCGACCCGGGCAACGCGGAGGGCGCGATCACCGTCGGTTCCACCCACCGCGACCGGCCGCACGACTTCGGAGTCACCTACAGCTCCTCCAAGGGCCCGACCCTGGACGGCCGGCTCAAGCCCGACCTACTGGCCCCGGGCGAGCACATCACCTCCTGTGCGACCGGTCGGCTGCGGGCCCAACTCGCCACCCTGGCACCGCCCGACCAGGAGATCGCCGCGTACGTGGAGGAGAGCGGCACCTCGATGGCGGCCCCGCACGTCTCGGGCGCGATCGCCGCCTTCCTCTCCGCCCGGCCGGAGTTCATCGGCCGGGCGGGCGAGGTGAAGCAGCTGTTCTGCGCGAACGCGACCTCACTGGGTCGCGACCGCTACCTCGAAGGGCACGGCCTGCTCGACCTGATGCGGGTGATGTCCGCCGTCTGAACTTCCGAGAAACCAACCCGACTTCGGATGTGATGCACCATGGCCGACCCGATCGCCGGGCTGCCGTACTGGCAGGTCCGCTTCGGTAGCGAGGGCGAACTCCTCGACGACGGCGGCCTGTTGGCCGCACTGCCCACCGCCGGGCTGAGCGAGCTGTACCTGCTCTCGCACGGCTGGAACACCTCCACCGCCGGGGCCGCCGGTCTCCACCAGGACATGTTCACCGAACTCTCGCACCAGATCGACCAGTTCGCCCCCGCCCTGCGCGGCAAGGTGGGAGTGGTCGGCCTGTTCTGGCCCTCGCTGCTCTTCCCCGAGGACGACCCTTCCGGGCCCGGCACGCCCTCCACCGGTGCGCAGTTGGCGGCGGCGCTGGCCCCGGCCTTCGCGCCCGCCCAGCAGGCCGGGCTCCAGCAGGCCACCACGCTGCTCGACCAGCAGCCGGCCGACCCGGCCGCCCTCCAGCAGGCCCACGCGCTGATCGGCGGCCTGGTCACCTCGCCGCCGCTCTCCGCGGAGGACAGCGGCGAGCAGGCGGTGCTGACCGGCCCGACCGCCGAGGTCTTCGGCACCCTCTCCGGCCTGGCGAAGGCCGGCACCAGGACCCGCTCGGACGCGGAGGGGCTGCCGAACCCGTTCACCACGCTCTGGCAGGGCGCCCGCGAGGCGCTGCGCACGGCCAGCTACTACGAGATGAAGAACCGCGCCGGGGTGGTGGGCCGGGACGGGCTCGGCCCACTGCTCGGGCGGATCGGCGCGGGCGGGCCCCGGGTGCACCTGATGGGCCACAGCTTCGGGGCCCGGCTGGTCTCCTTCGCCCTGACCGGCCTGCCGGCCGAGAGCGCGCCCACCGTGGGCTCGCTCTACCTGATCCAGGGCGCCTTCTCGCACTTCGGCTTCGCCGCCCCGCTGCCGGTGGACTCCGCCCGCAACGGCTTCCTGGCCGGGTTGGGCGCCAAGGTGGCCGGGCCGTTGCTGGCCACCTTCTCGGCGGCCGACCGCGCGGTGGGCTGGTGGTACCCGGCGGCCTCGATGCTCAGCCACAGCGACTCCGAGAGCGCCACCGACCTCACCTACCGCTGGGGCGGCATGGGCCACGACGGCTTCCAGCAGGACGGCGTGACCCAGTTCGAGCTCCAGGAGGCGGGCACGCCCTACGCCTTCCAGCCGGGGCACTTCCACCGCCTGCACGCCGACGCGGTGATCGCCGCCGACCAGTCCCCGTTCTCCGGCGCGCACAGCGACATCCGCCACCCTCAGGTGCTCTGGCCCGCCCTGGCCGCCGCACTCTGATCAGCCCGTGCTCTCCTCGGCGCGTTCGGGTGAAGCCCGGTGCCTTCTGCCTCTGCGCTCTCGACCTGACGTACCACCAGATCGCCACCGGCACGGGGTTGCCCTCCCGAAACGTCCCAGACCCCGGCCCCTCGTCTAGGGCACGTATTCGGTTGTGATCACGGGGCGGTTTTGGTGAGGTCTTTGATCCAGATCATCGCGCCGCGGAGGTGGAGGCCGGCGAGGTAGCTGCCGGGGGTCTTGTCGTATCGCGTGGCGATGCCTCGCCAGGCCTTCAGCTTGTTGATCAGGCGCTCGACGGTGTTCCGCTCCCTGTAGAGGTCGGTGTCGTGGCTGACGGGCCGGCCGCCCTTGCTGCCTTTCTTCTTCCGGTTGGCGGCCTGGTCCTTCTTCTCGGGGATGACCGCCTTGATACGGCGACCGCGCAGGTGGGCGCGGTTGGCGCGGGAGGAGTAGGCCTTGTCCCCGGCGACCGCGTCGGGCCGGGTGCGGGGGCGGCCGACGGGCCCGCGGACCCGCACCTTCTCCAGGACGGGGATGAACTGCGGGCTGTCGGCGGCCTGCCCCTCGGTCAGAATGAACGCCAGCGGGCGGCACCTGCGCTCGCCGGCGACGTGGACCTTGCTGGTCTGTCCGCCTCTGGAGCGTCCGAGCAGGGCGGCCTTCAGGCGGAGCCTTCGCCTGCGTCGGACGCGTCGGAGCTCGTCCCGTTCCGGGTCGTGTGCGGTGTCCTGTCCGTCTTGTCCCTGCGGGCCGCCCCTTTTTGCCGGGCCTTCTCCGCCTCCTCGGCGGCCTTCTCCAGGTCGGCGAGCGTGTCGGGGTCAAGGTGCATCCCGGCGGCGTCGTGGTGGGCCCGGATGGTGGTGGAATCCACGCTGACCAGCGAGAGGTCCACCTCGCCCCGTCTGGCGGCTTCCGTGATCGCGCCCTCCAGCAGGGCCTCGAACACCCTGGCGTCCCTCCACTGCCGGAAGCGGTTGTGGACGGTCGACCAGGCGCCGAACTCGCTCGGCATCTCCCGCCACTGGCCGCCCGTCCGAAACCGCCAGATCACGCCCTCGAACTGGCGGCGCAGCCGCTCGGGGTACGGGCCGTACTCGCCGATCGGCAGGTACGGCTCGATGAACTCCCACTCGGCATCGGTCAGTTGCACACGCGTCACACAACACGATCTACCGGATCAGGCACGAGCGCGAGGGCGAAACCCACAAAGTGATCACAACCCGATACGTGCCCTAGTCCTCGATGTTGACGCCGTAGTCGCGAGCCAGGGTGTCGAGGCCGTGGTCGAACCCCTGGCCGACCACCCGTAGCCGCCACGACGATCCGCGGCGGTAGATCTCCGCGAGGAGCAGCGTCCGTTCGGTGGTCGCGGCGTCGAGTGTGGACTGGAGGACCGGCCGGGCGCTGATGCCCGCGGCGAGGGTGATCTCCACCGCGCCCACCTCGCCGAAGGTGGCGAAGCCGTCGATGGCAGCGGCGATGGCGATCTTGCGGACCGAGTCAGGCACCGGCGCGAGGTCGACCGTGATCGCTTGCTCCATCGGGCCGTCCGTCGACAGGTGCACGGTGCCGTCCGGGCTCTCCGGGGCCCCGTAGAAAACGAAGTCCTCGTCACGGGCGACCTGTTCGTCCTGGTCGAGGCTGAAGGCGACAACGTCGACCTCGCAGCTGGTCTGCTGGGCCCAGGACGCGCTGACCGTCCAGCTCGTCCCGTCCGTGCTGACCGGCAGATCGGCGACCCCGCCCCTGGGGAGGACCTGGGCGGCCGGCGCCGGTGCGGTGAGCGCCTCCCCCGCGCCGCTGTCGGGCTCCACGGCCGTGGTGTCGGGCCACCCCGGTCGGTGGACGGCCAGCCCGAGCGTTTCGATCCGCTCCATCCGCCGGTCCGCCTCGCCACCGCTCAGCACCACGACGTCGGTCACGGCGGCCGAGAGGTTCACGGCCGCCGCTCCCCCCAGCTCCACGACCCGCGCGCGGGTCGCCGACGCGTCGGCGTGCACTCCCCCGAGTACGAGGACACGTCGGCCCGTCAGCCGTCCGCGCGCCCTCCGTGCTGGACGGCTCCGCGTCGCAGACGGCAGGAGAAGCGGCGGTGGACCCGCGATCGGGGCCCCCTTCGGCCTCGTGCTATGGGCACCGCCGGGGACCTCGTGCGCCACCCCCCGCTGCACGTTCTCGAGCAGACGGCGGAAGTGGCCCTCGTCGACGACTGGGATGCCGTCCGCCATCGCACGCTTCGCCTTGGCCGATCCGGAGCCCAGGTCGTTGGTGACCAGCAGACTGGTGAGTCGGCTGACCGACGACATCACGTTCAGCCCGGCCGCCACCGCCTGATGGACCAACTCCTCCCGGGGCACCGTCGTCTCACCGGTGATGGCGACCTTCATCCCCTGCACCAGCGGACCGCCCTTGGCCAGCCGCCCTGGATTCCGGTAACCGCAGGGAACCTTGGGAGCCGTCGGCCCGTAGCCGAAGCCGCGGCGCGGAGGGCACGCCACCAGCGGCAGCGGCACTCCCAGCCGTGCCGCCTGCGCCAAGGAATGCCGCAGCACGCCGGCCAGTACCCGTGTGTCGTCGAGCGCGTCGTGCGCACGGTGGCGGGCGACGCCGTAGAAGGTCGCCAAGGTGTCCAGGCGCATGTCCCCGGTCGGCGTACCCAGCCGCCGATTCAGTGCCACGGTGCACAGCCGCCTGGACACCGGCAACGGCCTGCCGGCAACGGCGAACTCTCTCGCCAGGAAGTCGTAGTCGAACTGGGCGTTGTGTGCCACCATCACGCGACCCTGCAGCATCAGGCCGACCTGCCGGGTGACAAGGTCGAAGGTAGGCGCGCCACGCAGACGCTCTGCCGTCAGACCGTGGATGTGGACCGGTCCGGGATCGCACCCGGGATCGAGGAGCGTCGAGAACTCGCCGGTCCGCTCTCCTGCCGCGTCGACCGTGATCACTGCGATCGACAGCACCCGGTGCTGTCTCGGGCTCAGCCCTGAGGTCTCCACGTCGACTAGAGCCCAGTCTCCGACGTGACCTGACTCCGCGGTGGGGTCGCCGGACGGTGCAGCCGTGGTCATGAGGGCAAGGATGCACGGGTTCCAGTCCTCTTCGGTCGGATCCACACCTTCGTTTCACCCGTTCGGTTCCAGCTGTCATAGCGGTTCACCCGCATGTCAGTTGTCACATGCGAAGTCACTCAGGCACAGCTCGCGGAGATCGGAGGCGGAGTCGCTCGGGTCGGCGGCGATGTCCAGGCCGGCGACGTGGATGGTCCCCAGCCGGCCGTACGGCCCGGCCACCCGGAGCGTTCGGTGCCGTAGTCCGCCGGGACTCGGGTAGACGATCACCGAGCGAGGGTCTGCACCACGACAGTATCCGGCCATGTAGGTGAGCAGTTGGTGCACATCGGTGGAGCTGACCGGCTTCTGCCCGTACCGCTTGTACTTGGCGTCCACCGGGAGCAGCACCTGCTCGCCCGGAGGGGCCGTGGTGGGGAAGCCGAGCAGCAGATCGGGGTGGAAGCCGGGGTGGCGGGAGAGGTCACCGCTCGTGGTGATCGCCGTCCCGCCGCTGGAGGGAACGATCCGCCCGCCGAGCGGTGTGGCAGCTTCGGCGGCCAGGCGCCGCACCACTGCCTCCCAGAGCCTCGGCAGGTCGAGCAGCAGGCTGTCGGCGTGGTATTCGCCGCCGGAGAGCAGGTCGGTGACACCGCCGCCGCGCAGGAGGAGCCCGGCCCAGGTGTGGGCTGGCCGGTAGCGGATGTTCAGGCGGTGATAGCGGGCTCGGTCGAGGGAGCGCAGGGACGCGGCGGGGGTGGTGTCCCTCGGAAAGGCGGCCGCGAGGTCACGGAGTGCACGGGCGAGCTCCGGGTTGGCCGTAGTGGTGACGGCGGCGGCCAACGCGGCGCCGCAGACCCGGTTCTCCCAGATGTCCGCGTCGCGTTCGAAGGTGCGCACATGCAGCTTGTCGAGCATGCCGAAACGACGGGTGGCCTGTGCCGTGATGTCGAGTCGGCCCCGCAGGACGGGCTCGAGGCGGTCCTTGCCGAGATAGTCGCGGCGCAGCCCGTCCCGCAGGAGCGTCTGGCACTCGGTCAGCAGCCCAGCGGCGACCAGATCGGCGTAGCCGTGCCGGTCCGCGGCCCAGTGCCGCAGCGTGGTCTGATGGGGTACCGGGACGGCGAGGGCGTAGCAGAGCCAGTGGATGAGCTGGTCGCCGGTGAGAGCCATTTTCGGCTCGATGACCAGCCTGAACCGGTCGAGGACGAGTACTCCGACGGTGGCGCCGGCGGTCAGCCGCCAGCCGCGGGGGCCGGCGTCGACGGTGAACCGTCTCTGGCTCTGGAGTCCTCGGAGCCGGGTCAGGTCCCGTTCCGTCAGCTGGTTCTCCGCCAGGTCGAGGGACTCGTACTCACTGATCCGCCGCTCCGGCAGGCTACTCATCGGCTCCGGCCGAGGCCTCGGGGAACTCCGCGACCAGGGTCGTGAGGAAGTCCTTGCTGGGGATTCGGTGGGGCTGGCCGGTCTCGTCCACCAGGCGGCCGAGGATGCGCTGCAGCAGATCGGCGCGGCCGAGGCAGTGGTCTTCCAGCAAGGGGACGACGTCGTGGTGCAGGACTGCTTCGAGTTCCTCTTCGGTGGCGACCGGGCCTCCGCCCCGCAGGAAGTAGGCGTGGCCCAGCTGGTGGTCGGCGTCGAGGTGGCGGGTGATGCGCGTGTTGAGCTCGGAGAAGAACGTGCCGAGGTTCAGCGGGCCGACGAGGCCGGAGACGGCGTCGGGGTCCGGTGCTACGCGTAGGAACGCGAAGCGGCGGCGCACCGCGGCGTCGAGGTGGCTGATGCTGCGGTCCGCGGTGTTCATCGTGCCGATGATCCGGATGTTCGGCGGCACCGAGAAGCGGCGGCCGGTGATCGGCAGGTCGACGGTGAGGCTGCGCTTGTCGAGCTCCAGCAGGGTGATCAGTTCGCCGAAGATGCGCGGCAGGTCGCCGCGGTTGATCTCGTCGATGATCAGCAGGAACGTCCGCTCGGGGTCCTTCTCGGCGGCGGCGCACAGGCGGTGGAACACCCCGTCCGTGGGCTTGAGCGAGAGCCCGGTGCCGGAGGCGTCGGGGTCGGGCTTGAATCCTTCGACGAAATCCTCGTAGCCGTAGGACGGATGGAAGGTCACGAGCTTGATACTGCTGTCGTCGTGCAGTCCGCGCATGGCGCTGTCACGTTCGGCAGGTGCGGCGTCGATGGCCTCGGCCTGGCCGGCGAGCGCCAGGGCCACGCTGAGGGCCAACCGGGTCTTGCCCGTACCGGGCGGACCGTGCAGGATCACCTGACCTTTGCGGTGCAGTGCGTCCAGGACCTGCCGTACCTCGTCCGGGAGTTCGGCAGCGGTCGGTTCCGGTGCGGGACCGGTCTGGGCTCCCGCGGCCCGGGGCCGGCCGGCCCTGATCTCCTTGAGGAGCGGGCGGGACACCTTGGCGAAGGTGGACTGCCACGGCTGCTCCCGGGCAAGGCGCTGGGCGTAGGAGACGTCCCACTCCACCGAGACCAGGTGTCGGTACTCGGAGCGCCCCGGGTCGAAACGGTAGCCGTCAGTGACCGTGCCCAGCCCCAGGACCTCGGACTTGCCGCGGTTGGCGATCACCACGTCGCCGGGTTCGAGATCCCGGAAGTCCAGCAACCGCCGGGCCGCGAGAAGACTGCCACGTGGCTTCGCATCCGGAAGCCGGTCGAGCTCCGCTCGGAGGTCCTCCTCCCCCTCGTACTGGGTCAGGTCTCCGGTGCCGTCCCAGCCGACGCAGATGAACCCGCCGTCGAGGCAGTCCTGCCACAGACGGGCCTTGTCACCGGGCGCGATCTTCCAGACCGTGCGCTGACGCGGCCGCGGGTCGAAGCTCTCATAGAGGAAGGTGGCGACCTCGTCCATCGACCAGTCCTCGAACGCGGGGTGCTTCAGCACCAGGTCGCGCAGGAGCCGGTTCGCCTGCCAGGCCGGCATGTTCCGTTGCGGTACGCCGCCGAGCAGCTCGATGAACCTGCGCAGGTGGGCGGCGGAGTAGATGCGCAGGAAGTGCTCGGGGAAGTACACAGCCAGGGCCTTGGTCACCAGGGCCGGGCCGTACTGCAGGAGTTCCAGATCGTCCAGGGCATCGAAGTCGCCGCGTCCGGCGGCGTCGAAGGCTGCGGTGAACTGACTCCGCAGACGTTCCCACGCCGCTTGGTGGGTACCGGCCTGCTGGAGCGGGGCCGCGAGCCGCCATTCTCCGGAGTGATGCCGGTACATGATGTGCTTCGCGGCGCTGCCGCCCTTGATGCTGCCGAGCTTCGGCGTGCCGAACTCCAGGAGTTGGCAGAAGGACGGGCCGTCCGCAGCGGCACGGTCCAGGCCGAGCGCGTAGCGTTCCAACGGCAGTTCCGCCCAAGCCACCGGTGGGAAATCCGCCGTCACCCGCTGCCGTTCGACTTCGGCTGCCGTGGCCTGCTCGGCGACAGCCGATCGGTCGAACAGGGAGGCGAGGAGCGCTACGTCAGTCCCATCGGTCATTCGATCATCTTTGCACGCGCCTGCTTGGCCATCGTGTGCGGGTCCAGCTGAT from Kitasatospora sp. MMS16-BH015 encodes:
- a CDS encoding S8 family peptidase produces the protein MTSPAHPGGFCAVSPALRPGVPPDRRDQVVRVLPDGRSPVLVEMDLARDPSTEQTRQDFLAVHHEAFRTAADPPPEPRPLAASYVLCVLRPEEIQQLLAQDRGPDGHGPHTLFRIWPDYTLHAHIDRSVSTVKADAVRRAYAATGEGVVWGVLDSGIDAAHPHFADGTLTGRVARLHRDFTALVPPLPAPGEAVPDAPLTDPAGHGSHVAGIIAGALPPEARPLIGSVETVADGLPSWVARELGPGRELAGMAPRAQLVSLKVLAERGGELVTSSSAVIEALYYIRETLNTGGRLLLVHGVNLSFGCPWDPRDYACGLSPLCREVNLLAASGVVVVVSAGNGGFGGESLPGEGSSDARAVLATITDPGNAEGAITVGSTHRDRPHDFGVTYSSSKGPTLDGRLKPDLLAPGEHITSCATGRLRAQLATLAPPDQEIAAYVEESGTSMAAPHVSGAIAAFLSARPEFIGRAGEVKQLFCANATSLGRDRYLEGHGLLDLMRVMSAV
- a CDS encoding penicillin-binding transpeptidase domain-containing protein, which codes for MSEYEYEDVVEPEHEDVIGSTDADAVEPEPEPGSRKRRVIGIGIAVVTASLLAVGGCGAYNLTHAIMNGSKGGTPTADGRAAAPQPAGPPPSTKQATNAAAGFLAAWSRGDLTAAAVLTDDPISTSAALTVFRQGAAPKQLTLTPTGPGPAGAAGTVTMGFHARLAFDGTDRALEYDSALGLVRTADGRTVVHWTPKVIHPDLVPNGMLTVRPTPIPAGHLVDRDGAPLTGSAVTALLADLKDGRPVSDGTPGRAVVLIRPGLPDKQLLVLGEGSAAQRKVTLDADLQQTAEAALAEQTSGGRAGSLVAIEPSTGRILAAASTPAGFNRAFGGTLMPGSTLKTVTAAALLESGLGPDSPAPCKATTTSPRTWRNDEPGDHLGYTLADSFAHSCNTAFIDQGLARLAPGDLGKVAVEQFGLGLVWHTGLSSFDAKIPVPASRDDQAAELIGHGGVQVNTLAMASVAATVQNGTFRQPYLVDGTERAAATGRLPAAVARDLRAMMAKAATDGTARAPMAGLTGQIGAKTGTADEDGQADPDSWFIAYRGDLAVAVEIHAGGHGADAAGQVAARVLKAGNEG
- a CDS encoding McrB family protein — translated: MTDGTDVALLASLFDRSAVAEQATAAEVERQRVTADFPPVAWAELPLERYALGLDRAAADGPSFCQLLEFGTPKLGSIKGGSAAKHIMYRHHSGEWRLAAPLQQAGTHQAAWERLRSQFTAAFDAAGRGDFDALDDLELLQYGPALVTKALAVYFPEHFLRIYSAAHLRRFIELLGGVPQRNMPAWQANRLLRDLVLKHPAFEDWSMDEVATFLYESFDPRPRQRTVWKIAPGDKARLWQDCLDGGFICVGWDGTGDLTQYEGEEDLRAELDRLPDAKPRGSLLAARRLLDFRDLEPGDVVIANRGKSEVLGLGTVTDGYRFDPGRSEYRHLVSVEWDVSYAQRLAREQPWQSTFAKVSRPLLKEIRAGRPRAAGAQTGPAPEPTAAELPDEVRQVLDALHRKGQVILHGPPGTGKTRLALSVALALAGQAEAIDAAPAERDSAMRGLHDDSSIKLVTFHPSYGYEDFVEGFKPDPDASGTGLSLKPTDGVFHRLCAAAEKDPERTFLLIIDEINRGDLPRIFGELITLLELDKRSLTVDLPITGRRFSVPPNIRIIGTMNTADRSISHLDAAVRRRFAFLRVAPDPDAVSGLVGPLNLGTFFSELNTRITRHLDADHQLGHAYFLRGGGPVATEEELEAVLHHDVVPLLEDHCLGRADLLQRILGRLVDETGQPHRIPSKDFLTTLVAEFPEASAGADE
- a CDS encoding serine/threonine protein kinase, which encodes MADPIAGLPYWQVRFGSEGELLDDGGLLAALPTAGLSELYLLSHGWNTSTAGAAGLHQDMFTELSHQIDQFAPALRGKVGVVGLFWPSLLFPEDDPSGPGTPSTGAQLAAALAPAFAPAQQAGLQQATTLLDQQPADPAALQQAHALIGGLVTSPPLSAEDSGEQAVLTGPTAEVFGTLSGLAKAGTRTRSDAEGLPNPFTTLWQGAREALRTASYYEMKNRAGVVGRDGLGPLLGRIGAGGPRVHLMGHSFGARLVSFALTGLPAESAPTVGSLYLIQGAFSHFGFAAPLPVDSARNGFLAGLGAKVAGPLLATFSAADRAVGWWYPAASMLSHSDSESATDLTYRWGGMGHDGFQQDGVTQFELQEAGTPYAFQPGHFHRLHADAVIAADQSPFSGAHSDIRHPQVLWPALAAAL
- a CDS encoding TerD family protein codes for the protein MTTAAPSGDPTAESGHVGDWALVDVETSGLSPRQHRVLSIAVITVDAAGERTGEFSTLLDPGCDPGPVHIHGLTAERLRGAPTFDLVTRQVGLMLQGRVMVAHNAQFDYDFLAREFAVAGRPLPVSRRLCTVALNRRLGTPTGDMRLDTLATFYGVARHRAHDALDDTRVLAGVLRHSLAQAARLGVPLPLVACPPRRGFGYGPTAPKVPCGYRNPGRLAKGGPLVQGMKVAITGETTVPREELVHQAVAAGLNVMSSVSRLTSLLVTNDLGSGSAKAKRAMADGIPVVDEGHFRRLLENVQRGVAHEVPGGAHSTRPKGAPIAGPPPLLLPSATRSRPARRARGRLTGRRVLVLGGVHADASATRARVVELGGAAAVNLSAAVTDVVVLSGGEADRRMERIETLGLAVHRPGWPDTTAVEPDSGAGEALTAPAPAAQVLPRGGVADLPVSTDGTSWTVSASWAQQTSCEVDVVAFSLDQDEQVARDEDFVFYGAPESPDGTVHLSTDGPMEQAITVDLAPVPDSVRKIAIAAAIDGFATFGEVGAVEITLAAGISARPVLQSTLDAATTERTLLLAEIYRRGSSWRLRVVGQGFDHGLDTLARDYGVNIED
- a CDS encoding McrC family protein, with product MSSLPERRISEYESLDLAENQLTERDLTRLRGLQSQRRFTVDAGPRGWRLTAGATVGVLVLDRFRLVIEPKMALTGDQLIHWLCYALAVPVPHQTTLRHWAADRHGYADLVAAGLLTECQTLLRDGLRRDYLGKDRLEPVLRGRLDITAQATRRFGMLDKLHVRTFERDADIWENRVCGAALAAAVTTTANPELARALRDLAAAFPRDTTPAASLRSLDRARYHRLNIRYRPAHTWAGLLLRGGGVTDLLSGGEYHADSLLLDLPRLWEAVVRRLAAEAATPLGGRIVPSSGGTAITTSGDLSRHPGFHPDLLLGFPTTAPPGEQVLLPVDAKYKRYGQKPVSSTDVHQLLTYMAGYCRGADPRSVIVYPSPGGLRHRTLRVAGPYGRLGTIHVAGLDIAADPSDSASDLRELCLSDFACDN